A window from Littorina saxatilis isolate snail1 linkage group LG9, US_GU_Lsax_2.0, whole genome shotgun sequence encodes these proteins:
- the LOC138977083 gene encoding uncharacterized protein, translating to MKKLAGTKWGASSNILRQVYTGHVRPVMEYGAAAWATAAKSNTSRLNKVQNASMRIITGGLKTTPIHALEATTRLPSLDHRREEKVIVQYEKLQRLPSHPAHQHTQQMTKNRLKRSSFNHLAKQLERTQTSFLPRTPEEQEPLQDAEEWNSQLSKVLFVTDMPGVTSK from the exons ATGAAGAAACTGGCTGGCACAAAGTGGGGAGCCAGCAGCAACATCCTCAGGCAGGTGTATACGGGacacgtccgccctgtgatggaGTATGGAGCAGCAGCCTGGGCCACAGCTGCGAAGAGCAACACCAGCCGGCTCAACAAAGTGCAGAACGCAAGCATGCGCATCATCACAg GGGGACTGAAAACTACGCCCATACACGCCCTTGAAGCCACCACCAGACTCCCTTCCCTGGACCACCGACGAGAAGAGAAGGTCATCGTGCAATACGAGAAGCTGCAACGACTCCCCTCTCACCCAGCACACCAGCACACCCAACAGATGACGAAGAACAGGCTGAAAAGAAGCAGTTTCAACCATCTGGCCAAGCAGCTAGAGAGAACTCAAACCAGCTTCCTACCACGCACCCCTGAAGAACAAGAGCCCCTCCAAGACGCTGAAGAGTGGAACAGCCAGCTCAGCAAGGTGCTCTTTGTTACTGACATGCCAGGAGTGACCAGCAAGTGA